The following are encoded in a window of Geotrypetes seraphini chromosome 5, aGeoSer1.1, whole genome shotgun sequence genomic DNA:
- the LOC117360351 gene encoding olfactory receptor 1F1-like: MEKTNHSEVTEFIILGFFELPKMQFLLFLVFLIIYLMSLTGNLLIISTVYSDSNLHSPMYFFLTNLSFLEICYVTVTVPKLLAVLIAQNKTISFMQCMTQMYLFFACTDTEAYLLTAMAYDRYVAICKPLHYTIIMNKKVCFILAIVSWTISFLNPVPQVTLISQSSFCNSNEINHFFCDITALMTLSCSETSVIENINYFEGSVLGLTPFILTIISYVYIISAVLKIQSAKGRQKAFSTCSSHLTVVLLFYGTCISVYVRPQSADSMDINKLLNVVYITAIPLLNPLIYSLRNKELKGALWKANRRVKNYFSSRINKMLHTIFDGDISTINKQGGR, encoded by the coding sequence ATGGAAAAGACAAATCACTCTGAAGTGACAGAATTTATCATTCTGGGATTCTTTGAGCTACCTAAGATGcagtttctcctttttcttgtgTTTTTGATTATTTATCTGATGTCCTTGACAGGGAACCTTCTTATTATAAGCACAGTTTACTCTGATTCCAATCTGCACAGCCCCATGTACTTCTTCCTCACCAACTTGTCCTTCCTAGAAatctgctatgtgactgtcacaGTGCCTAAATTATTAGCAGTGCTCATAGCACAGAATAAGACCATTTCTTTCATGCAGTGTATGACACAGATGTATCTGTTCTTTGCTTGCACAGATACTGAGGCCTACCTCCTCACTGCTATGGCCTATGATCGCTATGTTGCCATCTGCAAACCCTTGCATTATACCATCATCATGAACAAGAAAGTTTGCTTTATTCTAGCGATTGTTTCATGGACTATTTCATTTTTGAATCCTGTCCCTCAAGTTACTTTAATATCACAATCATCTTTCTGTAACTCCAATGAAATTAACCATTTCTTTTGCGACATCACAGCATTGATGACCCTGTCATGTTCAGAGACCTCTGTCATtgaaaatataaattattttgaaGGTTCAGTTTTAGGTCTTACCCCTTTCATATTAACAATTATTTCATATGTGTACATTATTTCTGCTGTTCTAAAAATCCAGTCTGCTAAGGGAAGACAAaaggccttttctacctgttcctCTCACCTCacagttgttcttttattttatggGACCTGTATTTCTGTGTATGTGAGACCTCAGTCGGCTGACTCCATGGACATTAACAAATTGCTCAATGTAGTGTATATAACTGCAATTCCACTGCTCAACCCCTTGATTTATAGTCTGAGaaacaaggaactgaaaggagctTTGTGGAAAGCAAACAGAAGAGTCAAGAACTATTTTTCATCCAGAATTAATAAAATGCTGCACACTATATTTGATGGAGATATCTCAACAATAAATAAACAGGGCGGGAGGTAA